Sequence from the Helianthus annuus cultivar XRQ/B chromosome 13, HanXRQr2.0-SUNRISE, whole genome shotgun sequence genome:
gaggtcatccgggtttagggaatgtgactctttcctggacaagtcacagtccttaaactatgTATATGTTTATGTTTgctgaacaatgtttatgtcgttagggtgtgtttccgttgatacaatgttattgtatttggttttaaaacttaaatgaatggatgatcttgcatggtttttattcatatagctttgttatggttaagctatggtattaagaagtcacaccaaattaaccacgcttccgcaaagccagggtgtgacacacgGGAAGCACAACAGCAGTAGGCGCGGAAGCCACTCCAGCCGTGGTTTCGCTCCTACCTCTCTTCCTGCCAATCAGTTGGGCAACTGCATCTTCTTCTTCCGCCTCATCATCTTCAGGGGTCGCGCCAGCATCAGGGTTACGAGAACTCGCGCTCCCAGAGCTTTTCGAGCCACCTGCACCAGTTTTTGCCTTAGCTGTACGCGACAAGCCTTCAAATGAATCGCTGATTATTACATAATCATCTAAGTCACTTTGACGAAGGCGGAGAGTACCTTTGACAGCAGCAGTAGTTGCGCGACTCGGGCCAGTACCCTTGCTGGTCACTTCCGGGTCGACCTtggttttcttcttcttcaggggtttctttttcttctcctctgggtcaatccccaggtcgcgcaacacacctgcaaagattttaGACCACGAACTTAGCTCGCCGTTGGAAGACCCTactgactcctcgctggaaagatagagaatctctttcccagcagaagtcacagagcgcaaaggacgaggtttaggatattgcgcaccttcagtagcGGTTGGCGGCGAAGCAAAGGCAGCTTCAACCGGAAGCATGAGGTTGCCCTTAATATGGTCATACCAGCTTTCTTCATCGTCGCGCAAGGGGCGCACGCCCATGGAACCACCAAAGGTGGAGAAGGCAGCTTGATAGAGTTGCGCCTCTAAACATGAACATAAGTAAGTAACAATTAAATCAAGctacttcaaaaaaaaaaaaaaagaacaaagagATAACAAACCTTGATCACCGATCTTCAACACCGGAACCTCCCTGCTGTTgggtgaccactggtcactcatcttaGCCGCGACCAAAACGTTTTCCCCAAACACCCGATTTGGGGTTGGGGTCAGTTGTTGATACCACTGGGCCTTCTTAGGAATCGGAAGGTCTTCCTTCGGTATCGCCTCAGTCCAATCCCGGAAGGGCATGGCAATTGGCAACACCTCTTCACGAATGAAGAAAAACTTgggtttccagtcatggaaactcttgGGGGGTTTAGCAGAATCTTCTTCGCCGCACCACGGCTCGCAAACGAGAAAAAACCCATCGTCCTCTGCAACTGGTAGAAGGCCCGGAACTTTTCTACCGACGGCTCGATGCCATGAGATCGGCATAGGAATTCGAAATGACGAACCCTAACCATCCCAGGTGGGCTCATCTGTGACAGATGGAAGTTGTAGTAATGAAGAATATGCCCCAGGAAGTTTGTAGCCGGTAACCTAAAGTTACCCTGAAGGAAAAAATCTTCATATAGGGTAATATAACCCGGTGGTGCATCAGCCGCGGTCtggccctgagccggataccgggcatcccactccggtgggaatCGGAAACTCCGAACAATCTGTTCGAAGAGACCTAGATCCCATTTGAGAACAGGAACTGGACCTTCCTCAGCAGCAGCAATCTCTTGATGTTCCTCACTCATCGTATCAGAGAGTAAATCTGGAAAAAACTCgaagaaaaacttgaagatttgcagaaatcttgaagatgtgaagaacaaactttaaagattcaaagaGAGGTTGAGAGAGAATAAGAAGGCAACGAAGAGACGTGAGAATCTCTCACctctcttcggatatatatacccatcgcatttaatgcgatgggtaaccgtgccgctttcgccgctaggctaaccaacgagaggctgccacgtcaagcgggaaaccaggggtgacggttaccacgcgcgcgtgggcctcactctcctgacacgaagtgcaaccgccgcagacggcatgatgacacccgtgccagaggtcaactcaaacgtcgcactCAACGACTTATCCCACCAACTTGTCAGAAGTTCAAATTTtgaagtttcccgccataaaaaTTACAAGTAACTTCATGCAAAAGTTACATGAGCCGCGCAAGCTACGTGTCACCTCCAATAAACCCGCGCGCCTGATCAGACAAACGACAATCCCTAAAGACCTGCATTGGTACCTGCGCAATTGAAAACAACATTTTCCACATGCGCCACACCAATCAGGAGCAAAAGAACATTTCCCCTATTACACTTATTTCTCTTAATTttattaagtccagagctccaaccacttgcgttgcgcatggtgcagcactggactggggggacttgaaggggtatggtcccaaaaaagtcgcgcaaacctccgcCCAGGTTGCGCGcggaaccatactccttatttcagaAAACTTATTGATAATATCCACGCGCGACCTACACACGTTGTAGTTTATCCCGCGCGAGGCAAGGCCCACAAGAGgctcagatatcagcacttagcataaaaatGGAACAAATGAGCATGCTAACCCCGCGCGGGGTTAGTTTGTTGTCCAATAAGAGCCACTCAGTAGGGAAGCGcacggctacctacagtggtacataaggtacaagtggcagtaaaaggagccaatgagcgtctagcaggctctggtcaatcgtgtgccacgatcgcctgacgagaagtacacaaggacgcctacgtggcaccaatcagaagacggagacaactgtcccacgatctccacttgtctgctgatgacagaaggacaacaaggccgacaacaatgacacgtggctccaatcaaggtgcgccagcaccgacgagcgtctagaagccactaagcggtcgacgccagtgagacaaagagcatatccgttttgttgtccgcatctggcccaaggcccatcagcccataaccccttacacctttccggctataaatagatacctcattccacaggttaaacattctattccctcgactctcactctttacacttaattactctcaaagcggtcgcttattctcacgccggagcctggttaagagggaacctccacattcccctcttaacgagtaacgagtaacggtgttctgttttgcaggattgattaccaagtcggagctcgaatatccttaagaagattaaccatcatgaaaggaacataaaccaatctaattaactccctaattagatcactgtttcttcatgGGTCAAATCAGAACTTGAACTTCAGGGCATTGCTTGCTTTCTTGCAGACAGATCAAAACAAGCAGATCCCCATACCCATGAGACCGCTGACCGGGTCAATGTTCGGTCACATTCGGGGTTGTGGTGGTCACAAAACACAGCCTTTTGAATCACATTGCTTGTGAGGATATAAGGTTCTTTGCTCAAAAGAAGAATTTGATCCCAGTGTTGTTTGACACCAGTTTGAATGAGATTAAAGATTGTAATGAGGTGATTGAATGGTTGATGAAATCACATGAGTTTAAGCTTGTATTAGACTATGGACCCACGGGCTCAGTTGGTAGTTGGAGATGTTGTGTGTTTAAAACAATAGGGGTCTTGAGGGATAAATTGGGAAGGAAAAGTGTTGTTGATAAAGGATTTTACAATTTTGATGAAATCCCTTTACAAAAAACAGATTTTTTGTAGGTAGTGAGAAAGAGATTGCGGAAATCGAGACGGGTTTTTTTGGTTTGGTGATTTTTGACATGAGGAAAGTGACGTTTTATTGAGAACATGAAGAACGCGAAGAATGTTATGTGCATTACTGGTGGGCCCGGAATGGGGaaacccaaggtggcgttggaaTTTGCGCACCGATATTCACATAGATACAAGATGGTTATATGGGTAGGTGGAGAATGTCAGTATTTAAGGCAAAGTCTGCTGAATTTGTCGTTGGATCTCGAGTTAGATGTAAGTGCGGATGTGGAGAAAGAACGAGGTTGGATCAGGAGCTTTGGTGAACAAGAAACCGAATCGTTTAAAAAGATAAAGACAGAATTGTTTCGCGATATACCCTACTTGTTGATCATTGATAATCTTGAAACAGAAAAGGAATGGTGGGAAAGGAAAGATTTACGCGATTTGATACCAAGAAACACCGGGTCGACCCAATGCAATAGCGTGAATGACAGCGAGACGAAAGAAAGAATACCCGAGTCAAGAGATTGAAATTCTGAAGAAATTTTATGAGACGTTGGGTGGATCGAGTTTCGGGTTATGGGTCGTTGGTTCTTTGCTATGTGAAGCTGCTATATTACCATATGTGCTCTTTCGAGCCATCAACGAGATCCTTGTTGAGCAAAGTTCATCTCATTTTGACGAACCGTTTTGGGAAAACAATCGCTTTCTCCTCAAAGTTTTGATCTTTTGCATGAATGTGTTGGATGAAATAAAAATCAGCTTCCGTTGAGGATGCTTTTAACCGGTGTTTGGTTCGCCCCATCGCTTGTATCTGCAAATTTACTTGCTGCAGCTGCTAACCACATGAGTCCAGCCGCAAACATTGTAAAGAAACGAATCAAAAATGCGATTTTAACGTTCTTTTATTATTCTGGTTTTGCAGACAGCCGATCATGGAAAAAAGAACAAGATTCGCTCTTGTTTTGGTCAAGCTGGGACTCGCGAGAAGAAGCAATAGGCAACCCGGATGCCGCATCGTGTTTCACCCCATAACTCAAGCATTGGCAAGAAGAAAAGGGGGTTTACTTGCAGCGCAAGCAACAATCCAAAGCATAAGACGCGTAGGAAACCCATTCTTGAACTCAGGACATCTTTGGGCTTCTGCTTTCCTAGTATTCGGATTCAAATCCACACCGCCACTGGTCCAGCTTACACCTTTTGAAACAGTTGAGTTTATCAAAACGACAACTCTTCCTTTAGCCATTCACGCATTCACAACGTTTTCAAGATGTAATTCAGCATTGGAGCTGTTGAAAATTTGTACAAGCGTGCTTGAAGAAGTGGAGAAATCATTTGCGGCTCGGATAGAGGATTGGTGCCATGGATCTTTATGCTGGAAGAAGAAACAAAAGTCAAACTTGAACCCGCAAATGGATGAGTGTGTATGGCAAGACACGACACTATTAAAGGCGACGGTACTAAAGACGAGAGCGAAATTGTTGATGTGAGGTGGGCATTTCGGATACTTTGTAGAACATGTATCAGAATCAGGACAGTGATGCCTGGGCATGATAATAATGCTCAAACTCTGGCTACTCAAGAAACGTTTAAGTTAGTTAGATTAAGGAGCAAAACATAAATCTTGTACACTAATTAGTAGATAATGGCTTTTGTAAATTGTAATGCAGAAAATTCTTGATTGATATTCAATTAAAGGTCCAATCAGTTCAAGACTAGCATTAGAATGAGTTGGTTGAGAATTAAGAACAATGATACTAATCAGAGAAATCCTATAATCAAAATTGCAACTTCCGGTTATTTTTTTACTTGAGCGAAAAATGTTACTTCAACAATATTTTACACCAATAACATTAAACTGTTATCTTGCCCTGTGCCTCTACTAAGTAAGCTAACCGCACATTGGCAAACCTTCCGGTTTAGACAAGAAGGTTGGGTTAGAGATGGTCTAAAGTGCTCGAGTGAAAATAGGTTCCCAAGGCGTGATGCCGAAAACATGCACAAGAACTCTAGACTCACAACACCTAATGTTGATTTTAAACTTGGTCACACAAAATTGGTAAAAAAAATGATACCTAAACTACAATGGCGTGCACTCTGAAAAGAGTATAATCCACTATCCTTGATTGCATACATGGAGTTTCTATGACAAAATTAAGATTACTGTaccaaaagaaacaaaagcatgcATTAAGTCTTTGATTTCAAATAAAGGCGGTACGTCCTCCCTTCCGACTATGCCTGTCATACGCAATGTTGATTTTATCAACAAGATCGTTCATTGTGCTGCAACAAATGTAAATCAAAACATCACATCCACAGTAAAATATATAACATAACTTTTACAACATGTTAAACAataaatatatagatatataCACACGCATACCTTGTGCAATCGGTGAACATGGCCAGATAGCTAATTAGTAACGTGTCATTGTACTCCTACAAGAATATAAAGATACATTCATCAAACGGATTCAACGTTTCAAATCACATAAACCAAACAAGCTTGTgcaatttatttaataaaattaaatttaaaaaagcTCTCACCATCAAGAAGTCATCTTGAAATTTCTCAGACTCTATAGCTGGTAATCTCCTCAAGAGACTAGAGACCTGTCTTAGCAAAGAATGGTCACAAGGAATTTCACCTGCATTTTGAGGGAAAAAAAGAAAATTCTCAAGTCTCCTTTTATCATTTTGTgtgtatacatatacatatacataaacataaacacaGACATATATGTATTTGTGTATTATTAATTAGGATATAGAAAAGCTACCTTTTTGCATAGCATTAAGATAGTGATGGAGCACTCGGATTCTGCTATTGAGCATCTTGATGGCACTATGTATGCCAGTCAAGTGAGCAGCCACTGCAGAACATATATAAAAAGCTCAAGTGTTGAACGGAAGATGCCTAAAATACAGAACACATTGACAAAAATGACCACAAGAACCTAAGAACTCACATTGGGTAGCAGCTGAACCTCCATCAGATGGTTTGAGGTGTGCAACATGGTCAACGGATATCCTTTCAGCCTCTACTGTCTGGAGAAATATATGAATATATTAGGAAAAGATTAACATGGGTTGTATTTCTTAAAAAGTGAAATAAATAAATGAAGTAATTAATCGAGACCTCTATAGTGTAGCTTGAGCGTACAAAAATAAGCTGTGGAATCCCATCAATGACATGCATCTCTTGAATTGTTATtatcagaaaaaaaaaatcaaaagtcaACGAGGCAAGAATAATGATCCTTAGTTTATCAACAATTAAATAAAACCGATCTTAAAACACGTTTTGACTGACCCATGCCACAAAATTAGTAGTGCCAAGtgataatcatcatcatcatcatactcagtaaatcccaccaatagcaaagcaaaggtagggtctgaggagggtaagatgtagacaaccttacctctaccccgtaggaatagagaggctgcttccagtgagtgAGTGAGACCcctggctcgatagtagttttgcatcaagccttggacataaggcacataacactaagcaatcgggacaaagaccgattagtgcatgtacctttttgtctttcagctatcaacgccaccacatgatgcatgattaactgtCCTcatcttttaacgttattttcacgaaattagtaaaataacgttaaattagtgcactttcacttttgccccctgaTGGCCCCtacatatacattatatgcgcataccgcaagcggggcatAAGTGCCAAGTGATAATGAAATTCATATTTCACAAGAACAAATGTAAAAGCCAATTTAAGGGTttaaaaacatattaatattaactagtaTTTATCACAGTGAGATGGCCACAAAACTAATTAAACTACAAAAAATTAATCtggtctagaagtttccatcaaaCATTTGGCATGTGTTACATATTCTAGCTGAATCAACACGTATGACGTAATTTCTACagatacaaaaaaatatatatagaaaCATAACCAACCCAATTAATGAAGCATTTTTTTATTAAGAACGCTACAGTATACGAAAAGAACAGGGGAAGTGTTATCAATCATGTGAAATCACTGTTGCGTACaaaccatagttgttaaaagccatcacctcttgcgcctaggcccatttttcaggcgaggcgaggcagttgcgccttaagtcgaggaaattgagctttaattctccaggtgatggttcaggtgcacattccggcgagattcctagattccgaAGAGTTTCCGGCTAAATTTTCTAAATTCCGGCAAGATTCTAGCCAGATCCGTACTTTTATCTAAGGAAAACTATTTTTCTGcactaatacactaatattttagaacttttggtactaaataaATGATATAAAGTGTTATATAATAGATTTTGTTTATTCTATTTAGAGAATAGTATTcttttttctaatacataatatatttttaattttttttcattatgca
This genomic interval carries:
- the LOC110899080 gene encoding COP9 signalosome complex subunit 6a, with the protein product MASSSSGLTFKLHPLVIVNISDHHTRVKSQSQPPTPGAGDATSSSSSAPRVFGCVIGVQKARTVEIFNSFELLYDPSTRSLDRSFLEKKQELYKKVFPNFYILGWYSTGADAEESDMHIHKALMDINENPVYVLLNPLINHAQKDLPVTIYESEMHVIDGIPQLIFVRSSYTIETVEAERISVDHVAHLKPSDGGSAATQLAAHLTGIHSAIKMLNSRIRVLHHYLNAMQKGEIPCDHSLLRQVSSLLRRLPAIESEKFQDDFLMEYNDTLLISYLAMFTDCTSTMNDLVDKINIAYDRHSRKGGRTAFI